The Clostridium sp. AWRP genome has a window encoding:
- a CDS encoding sensor histidine kinase has product MMNNINLDINAINKIIKNVIDEISSSRGQVLSIVDYIRKDHEDLKLKLDEIKKDIASVIDEVDELEGQDKAARRRLAHVSANFNKYTEDDIKEAYEAASDMRIKFYTKINEEKSLRKERDSLEIAIKKIMDNIESGERIINQISIAMGYLEGDVLSALEGSDKNSEMFIGIKILEAQESERKRIARDIHDGPAQHMANAVMKVDICKMIIEKNLEEGLKELEDLKESVKVALKEVRSIIFDLRPMSLDDLGLRQTIDQTANTIFKESNIDIKIKMKPIQMEIEPIIQVAVYRIVQEIFNNIRKHSKAKHAKVRMDFGTKYLMLIINDDGVGFNVEETLKRVKTKGASYGLIGILDRVKQLQGEIEIKSSEKVGTTYTVKLPINREVIKNEEQGD; this is encoded by the coding sequence ATGATGAATAATATAAACTTGGATATTAATGCTATTAATAAAATAATCAAAAATGTAATAGATGAGATAAGTTCAAGTAGAGGGCAAGTACTTAGTATTGTTGATTATATAAGAAAAGATCACGAAGATTTAAAGCTTAAACTAGATGAAATTAAAAAAGATATTGCTAGTGTTATAGATGAAGTTGACGAACTGGAAGGACAGGATAAGGCGGCTAGAAGAAGATTGGCTCATGTATCTGCAAATTTTAATAAGTATACTGAAGATGATATTAAGGAAGCTTATGAAGCAGCATCTGATATGAGAATTAAGTTTTATACGAAGATAAATGAAGAAAAGTCATTGAGGAAAGAAAGAGATAGCCTAGAAATAGCCATAAAAAAGATAATGGATAATATTGAAAGTGGTGAAAGGATAATTAATCAAATAAGTATTGCTATGGGTTATTTAGAAGGGGATGTTCTTTCTGCTTTAGAGGGCTCAGATAAGAATTCCGAAATGTTTATTGGCATAAAGATTTTAGAAGCTCAGGAAAGTGAAAGAAAAAGAATTGCAAGGGATATTCACGATGGGCCGGCTCAACATATGGCTAATGCAGTTATGAAAGTAGATATATGTAAAATGATTATTGAAAAAAATTTGGAAGAGGGACTTAAGGAATTAGAAGATTTGAAGGAAAGTGTTAAGGTGGCATTAAAAGAAGTTCGAAGTATTATTTTTGATTTAAGACCTATGTCTTTGGACGATTTAGGTTTAAGGCAAACTATAGATCAAACGGCAAATACTATTTTCAAAGAGTCAAATATTGATATAAAGATAAAAATGAAGCCAATCCAAATGGAAATAGAACCTATTATTCAAGTAGCAGTATATAGAATTGTTCAAGAAATATTTAATAATATCAGGAAACATTCTAAAGCAAAGCATGCAAAGGTAAGAATGGATTTTGGTACAAAGTATTTAATGCTAATAATAAATGATGATGGTGTTGGGTTTAATGTAGAAGAGACTTTAAAGAGGGTAAAGACAAAAGGAGCTTCCTATGGACTTATTGGAATTTTAGATAGAGTAAAACAACTTCAGGGAGAAATTGAAATCAAATCCTCTGAGAAAGTAGGCACAACTTACACTGTTAAGCTTCCTATTAATCGAGAGGTGATAAAAAATGAAGAACAAGGTGATTAG
- a CDS encoding A24 family peptidase produces the protein MYILIFAIGFIIGILLNTAIESISYNIIKSNKKTGSIFIPIICSLSFEVLFLRLGFTIVLAKAMVLTSILVIISFIDLRYRIIPDFMVIIALSMGIMFSFFIRSSFTDTILGMIFGGGIMFLLSLVPNVMGGGDIKLMFAIGSFLGLKKALWTIFLSFAMSSIVGIILILIKVKGTKDYIPFGPFLSLGSLISLLIFM, from the coding sequence ATGTACATATTAATTTTTGCTATAGGTTTTATTATAGGAATATTATTAAATACTGCAATAGAAAGTATCTCATATAATATTATTAAAAGTAATAAAAAAACCGGGAGTATTTTTATACCTATTATTTGTAGTCTATCCTTTGAAGTACTATTTTTACGATTGGGGTTTACTATTGTACTCGCTAAGGCAATGGTGCTGACATCAATTTTAGTTATAATTTCTTTTATTGATCTGAGGTATAGAATTATACCTGATTTTATGGTCATTATAGCTTTGAGTATGGGAATAATGTTTTCCTTTTTCATTAGGAGTTCATTTACAGATACAATACTTGGAATGATATTTGGAGGAGGAATAATGTTTTTATTATCCCTTGTTCCTAATGTTATGGGTGGTGGAGATATAAAGCTTATGTTTGCTATTGGCTCTTTTTTAGGATTAAAAAAAGCCTTGTGGACAATTTTTTTATCTTTTGCTATGTCTTCTATAGTTGGAATTATTTTAATATTAATTAAAGTAAAAGGAACTAAAGATTACATTCCATTTGGTCCATTTTTATCACTAGGAAGTCTTATTTCACTATTAATTTTTATGTAA
- a CDS encoding ferritin family protein — MENVKLSYETTLGDTKGTNLERSVKQTFNGETKEAGLYTAIARQAQRQGYGDIAEILKVLAKEEVEHAATCAELNNMITDDCFQDIKQMLEGEIFANNSKREDALKAEGQKIDAAKEFFNSASKDEGRHARILEGILKKYNK, encoded by the coding sequence ATGGAAAATGTAAAATTATCTTATGAAACAACTTTAGGAGATACTAAGGGAACTAATTTGGAAAGGTCTGTAAAACAAACTTTTAATGGTGAAACCAAGGAAGCAGGATTATATACTGCCATAGCACGTCAGGCTCAAAGGCAGGGATATGGCGATATTGCCGAAATACTAAAAGTTCTTGCAAAAGAAGAAGTAGAACATGCTGCAACTTGTGCAGAATTGAACAATATGATAACAGATGATTGTTTCCAAGATATAAAGCAAATGCTAGAAGGAGAAATTTTTGCAAACAATTCAAAACGTGAAGATGCTCTAAAAGCAGAAGGACAAAAAATAGATGCAGCAAAAGAATTTTTCAATTCAGCTTCCAAGGATGAAGGACGTCATGCCCGAATACTGGAAGGAATATTAAAAAAATATAACAAATAA
- a CDS encoding tryptophan transporter, which yields MNLKKMIINSILLAIGAVLHQITPPLILGMKPDLSLAMLFIILVFNREYKTCLCAGIVAGILAAATTAFPGGQFANVIDKFVTINIMFVLIKPLRDRINNQITILLVTAVGTIISGSTFLMVVLLTVGLKTSFTALFLSVVLPAAVINTIAGAILFNIINVALKRGAIRQI from the coding sequence ATGAACTTAAAAAAGATGATTATAAATTCTATACTACTTGCTATAGGTGCAGTGCTGCATCAAATTACACCACCACTTATACTTGGAATGAAACCAGATCTTTCTCTTGCAATGCTTTTTATAATACTTGTGTTTAATAGGGAATATAAAACTTGTCTCTGTGCAGGTATTGTAGCAGGTATTCTGGCAGCCGCAACTACTGCTTTCCCTGGTGGACAATTTGCAAATGTAATAGACAAATTTGTAACTATAAATATAATGTTTGTGCTTATAAAACCTCTTAGAGATAGGATAAATAACCAAATAACTATTCTATTAGTTACTGCTGTAGGTACAATTATAAGCGGCTCCACATTCTTAATGGTAGTATTGCTTACAGTAGGATTAAAGACAAGTTTTACAGCATTGTTCTTATCTGTAGTTTTACCTGCTGCAGTTATAAATACCATAGCAGGAGCAATTTTATTTAATATAATAAATGTAGCTTTAAAAAGAGGAGCTATAAGACAAATATAA
- a CDS encoding CBS domain-containing protein encodes MNIAFFLTPKEEVVCETPNSTMRQALERMERHRYTAIPLIDSSGKYVGTLTEGDLLWKLKNTPDLNFKNTSKVLLKQISRRMHNKPVKINSNMEDLVSLAVNQNFVPVIDDKDIFIGIIKRSDIINYCYRQIFNENNNSAYGAK; translated from the coding sequence ATGAATATAGCATTTTTTCTAACACCTAAAGAGGAAGTTGTTTGTGAAACTCCAAATTCAACTATGAGACAGGCACTGGAAAGAATGGAAAGACATAGATATACAGCAATTCCACTAATTGACAGTAGCGGTAAGTATGTTGGAACTCTGACAGAAGGTGATTTGTTGTGGAAATTAAAAAATACTCCAGATTTGAATTTTAAAAATACCAGTAAAGTATTGTTGAAACAAATTTCTAGGCGTATGCATAATAAACCAGTGAAAATTAATTCTAACATGGAAGACTTGGTATCACTTGCGGTAAATCAAAATTTTGTACCTGTAATAGATGATAAGGACATATTTATAGGTATCATAAAAAGAAGTGACATAATAAACTATTGTTACAGACAAATATTTAATGAAAATAATAACTCAGCTTATGGTGCTAAATAA
- a CDS encoding HNH endonuclease: MLKCQICGKPADKHHIVYRSQGGVDFPLNFKYLCSEHHRGKSGPHKNRKLDLLYKVEMQQKLEKLLYKEFYTLDELVNLLQINKGMLKKLLKEYKLYKEGYRSFDVIYRLMGKKKYTKYMLEEYYDFIGNF, from the coding sequence TTGTTAAAATGCCAAATATGTGGTAAACCAGCGGATAAACATCATATAGTTTATAGATCTCAGGGAGGAGTGGATTTCCCTTTGAACTTTAAATATCTTTGTTCAGAACATCATAGAGGAAAGAGCGGACCTCACAAAAATAGAAAATTGGACTTGTTGTATAAAGTGGAAATGCAGCAAAAGCTTGAAAAATTACTTTACAAAGAGTTTTATACGTTGGATGAATTAGTTAATCTCCTACAAATAAATAAAGGAATGTTAAAAAAACTTCTAAAGGAATATAAATTGTATAAAGAAGGATACAGAAGTTTTGATGTTATATATAGATTAATGGGAAAAAAGAAATACACAAAATATATGCTTGAAGAATATTATGATTTTATAGGAAACTTTTAA
- the cls gene encoding cardiolipin synthase, protein MRNIFYSIFIINAILSIVIIMLERKNPEKTIAWLLIFIVMPPFGLIAYIFLGRNWKKHKLNNETNVNIKELISEAIKNVKDTTYTSLIELLSKNSESPLFTNNSIKIFKNGAEKFEYLKKELLNAKHHIHMEYYIIKSDEIGNEIKDILIKKCLSGVDVRLILDRVGCIGLDKKYINDLKSAGVNVVQYSYFLAPILKYINTQINYRNHRKIVVIDGKVGFVGGINIGNEYIGKSKYGYWRDTHIMVKGDFVLGLQAVFIDDFVTIKSANKEYFFYDGNFKEIFPEISPDRSSNKIMQLVKSGPDSEFPAIEQAILKMISMAKDHIYITTPYFIPTESILNTLKIASLSGIDVRILFPGRYDHILVYYASRTYLADLAKSGVKVYFYNKNCFIHSKTTSIDGKICTIGTANMDIRSYQLNYEINAMIYDEDTTVELEDLFFHDLKNSKIASTKYFDNLSLFTKFFEAFCKIFSSLL, encoded by the coding sequence ATGCGAAATATTTTTTACTCAATTTTTATAATAAATGCCATATTGTCCATAGTCATTATAATGTTAGAAAGAAAAAATCCCGAAAAAACAATTGCATGGCTGCTAATTTTTATAGTTATGCCTCCTTTTGGTTTAATAGCTTACATATTTTTAGGGCGAAATTGGAAAAAGCATAAACTTAACAATGAAACAAATGTAAATATAAAAGAGTTAATATCTGAAGCTATTAAAAATGTAAAAGATACAACTTATACCTCTTTAATTGAACTTCTTTCTAAAAACAGTGAGTCACCATTGTTTACAAACAACTCCATAAAGATATTCAAAAATGGAGCTGAAAAATTTGAATATCTTAAAAAAGAATTACTAAATGCAAAACATCATATTCATATGGAATATTACATAATAAAAAGTGATGAAATTGGGAATGAAATAAAAGATATATTGATAAAAAAATGTTTAAGTGGTGTGGACGTACGTCTCATATTGGATAGGGTAGGCTGTATAGGACTTGATAAAAAGTATATAAATGATTTAAAAAGTGCCGGAGTTAACGTAGTACAATATTCTTACTTCCTAGCACCAATTTTGAAGTACATAAATACCCAGATAAACTATAGAAATCACAGAAAAATAGTAGTTATTGATGGAAAAGTAGGTTTTGTAGGTGGCATAAATATAGGAAATGAATATATAGGAAAGAGTAAATATGGATATTGGAGAGACACTCATATAATGGTAAAAGGTGATTTTGTTTTGGGACTTCAGGCAGTATTCATAGATGACTTTGTCACAATAAAGTCTGCTAATAAAGAATATTTCTTTTATGACGGAAACTTTAAAGAAATTTTTCCTGAAATTTCACCAGACAGAAGCAGCAATAAAATAATGCAGCTGGTAAAGAGTGGTCCAGATTCTGAATTTCCAGCTATTGAACAAGCCATTTTAAAGATGATTAGCATGGCAAAGGATCATATTTACATTACAACTCCTTACTTCATACCTACTGAAAGTATATTAAATACACTTAAAATTGCATCTTTAAGCGGTATAGATGTACGGATACTATTTCCTGGAAGATATGATCATATATTGGTATACTATGCTTCAAGAACCTACCTAGCAGATTTAGCTAAAAGTGGTGTTAAGGTTTATTTCTATAATAAAAATTGTTTTATTCACTCTAAAACCACATCTATAGATGGTAAAATATGTACTATAGGTACTGCTAATATGGACATAAGAAGCTATCAATTAAATTATGAAATAAATGCAATGATATATGATGAGGATACTACCGTGGAACTTGAAGATTTATTTTTCCATGATCTTAAAAACAGCAAGATAGCTAGTACTAAATACTTTGATAATTTATCTCTTTTCACTAAATTTTTTGAAGCTTTTTGCAAAATATTTTCTTCATTGTTATAG
- a CDS encoding fructose-1,6-bisphosphatase, which yields MIFYDENNLDIIEKDLRYLQLLSREYPTISSASTEIINLQAILNLPKATEHFISDIHGEYESFTHMLRNASGVIKRKIDDVFGNSLREEQKASLATLVYYPERKIELIKEKEHNLEEWYRISLYQLIELCKNVSSKYTRSKVRKALPADFSYIIEELLHDQDDKVDKQAYYNGIIKTIIDINRAPEFIIAISNVIQRLVVDRLHIIGDIYDRGPGAEIIMDALMKHHSVDIQWGNHDMLWMGAAAGCEACIANVLRISLRYANLHTIEDGYGINLLPLATFALEFYRDDPCKNFIPKTLNKDISKNELNLLAKMHKAIAIMQFKLEAEIIKRHPEFKMDDRLLLDKIDTEKWEIDIYGHNYKLNDSKFPTIDWNDPYKLTDREQELIEKLTSSFVNSEKLQRHIKFLYGKGSIYLVYNSNLLYHGCIPLNKDGSFREVKIGKISYSGRELLDRYDRLARDAFFFKNNTESKKYGMDMMWYMWCGEDSPVFGKIRMTTFERYFIDDKLAHYEKKNYYYQYRDDENVCKNILAEFNLPPESSHIINGHIPVKTKEGESPIKANGRLLVIDGGFCKAYQPETGIAGYTLIYNSYGLLLTSHEPFGAIKNAIEEDKDILSSTVILEHVTKRKRVEDTDIGKDLKKQIADLEKLLIAYRKGLIKEDNNQIE from the coding sequence ATGATTTTCTATGATGAGAATAATTTAGATATAATAGAAAAAGACTTAAGATATCTTCAATTATTATCTAGAGAATATCCCACAATATCTAGTGCCAGTACGGAAATTATAAATCTTCAGGCTATATTGAATTTACCAAAAGCTACAGAACACTTTATAAGTGACATTCATGGAGAATATGAATCTTTTACTCATATGCTTAGAAATGCATCTGGTGTAATAAAGAGGAAAATTGATGATGTGTTTGGAAATTCATTGAGAGAAGAACAGAAGGCATCACTGGCAACCCTTGTATATTACCCTGAGAGAAAAATAGAATTAATTAAGGAAAAAGAACACAATTTGGAAGAATGGTATAGAATAAGTTTATATCAATTAATTGAATTGTGTAAGAATGTATCTTCAAAATATACTCGCTCTAAAGTGAGAAAAGCACTTCCAGCTGATTTTTCATATATAATAGAAGAACTGCTTCACGACCAGGATGATAAGGTAGATAAACAAGCGTATTATAATGGTATAATAAAAACTATAATAGATATAAATCGTGCACCTGAATTCATTATAGCTATTTCAAATGTAATACAAAGGTTAGTTGTAGACAGGCTTCATATAATAGGGGATATATATGACAGGGGACCAGGAGCTGAAATTATAATGGATGCTCTTATGAAACATCATTCTGTGGATATTCAATGGGGAAATCATGATATGCTCTGGATGGGAGCGGCAGCTGGCTGCGAAGCTTGTATAGCTAATGTACTTAGAATATCGCTTAGATATGCTAATTTGCATACTATTGAAGATGGATATGGAATAAACTTACTTCCGCTTGCTACTTTTGCTCTTGAATTCTATAGAGATGATCCTTGTAAGAATTTTATTCCTAAGACTTTAAACAAGGATATAAGTAAAAATGAACTTAATTTACTGGCAAAAATGCACAAGGCCATAGCTATAATGCAATTTAAATTAGAGGCAGAAATAATAAAAAGGCATCCTGAATTTAAGATGGATGATAGGCTTTTACTTGATAAAATAGATACAGAAAAATGGGAAATAGATATATATGGTCATAATTATAAGTTAAATGATAGCAAGTTCCCTACTATAGATTGGAATGACCCATATAAACTTACGGATAGGGAACAAGAATTAATTGAAAAGTTGACTAGTTCTTTTGTAAACAGTGAGAAACTTCAAAGACATATTAAATTCTTATATGGTAAAGGAAGTATATACCTGGTATATAATTCAAATCTTTTATACCATGGCTGTATTCCATTGAATAAAGATGGTAGTTTTAGAGAAGTTAAAATAGGAAAGATAAGCTACAGTGGCAGAGAACTTTTAGATAGGTATGACCGTTTAGCGAGGGATGCTTTTTTCTTTAAAAATAATACAGAAAGTAAAAAATATGGTATGGATATGATGTGGTATATGTGGTGTGGAGAGGATTCACCTGTGTTTGGAAAAATTCGAATGACAACTTTTGAAAGGTATTTTATTGATGATAAACTAGCACACTATGAAAAGAAAAATTATTACTATCAGTATAGAGATGATGAGAATGTATGCAAAAATATATTGGCAGAATTTAATTTGCCACCTGAGAGCTCTCACATTATAAATGGTCATATTCCAGTAAAAACTAAAGAAGGAGAAAGTCCCATAAAGGCAAATGGAAGGCTACTTGTAATAGATGGAGGGTTTTGCAAGGCATATCAGCCTGAAACTGGAATAGCAGGGTATACTTTGATATATAATTCTTATGGATTGCTGCTTACTTCTCATGAACCGTTTGGTGCTATAAAAAATGCTATAGAAGAGGATAAAGATATTTTATCTTCTACAGTGATTTTGGAACATGTAACTAAAAGGAAAAGGGTAGAAGATACAGACATAGGAAAGGATCTAAAAAAACAGATAGCTGATTTGGAAAAGCTTTTAATAGCATATAGGAAGGGATTAATTAAAGAAGATAACAATCAAATTGAGTGA